CTCGAGCGCGACCGGCGAACCGGCTTCGGCGGCGCGCTCCGCGCCGAGGTGCTGGTGATGGCGGTCGTCATTCTGCTCGGCGGCCTGCTCGCCTACATCCCGCCGCCGGCGGCGCCCGGCGCGCACGCCGCATCCACCTCCGCCGACTGAACATGTCTTTCCTCCTGCGCCGCGCGCGGGCCCTGGCGTTAGGCGTCGCGCTGCTGCTCGCCGCGCCGGCGCTCGCCCTCGCGCACGCCGTGGTGTTCCCGAAGACGTCGACGCCCGGCGCGTACGAGCGCTACGTGCTGCGGGTGCCTAACGAGAAGACCGTGCCGACGGTCCGCGTCGAGATCCGCTTCCCGGCGGACGTGCGGGTCACCGCGTTCGAGGACGTGCCGGGGTGGCAGCTGCAGGTGCTCACCGATTCGGCGAAGCGTGTCGTCGGCGCGGTGTGGACGGGCGTGCTGCCGCCGCAGCGGTTCGTCGAGCTCCCGTTCGTGGCCGCGAACCCGAAGGCGAGCACGCGTCTCGTGTGGCCCGCCTACCAGACCTACGCCGACGGCGAGCGCGTCGAGTGGACGGGAGCCGAGGGCACGAAGTCCCCGGCCTCGTCCACGAGCATCGCGGCGGCGGGGGCGTCGTCCGGCGGCGCTGCGCGCTGGGTGTCGTGGGCGGCGCTCGCGCTGTCGCTGCTCAGCCTCGGCGTGGCGCTGCGCCGCACGGACGAGCGAGTGGCGCGTTAGGCGTCGTCACCGTCCGCGCGCGATCGCCCGTGCCGCGATCCGATCCACGAGCGCCGGCGCGAGGAGCATGAGCCAGCGGCCCAGCTTTCCGCGCGCCGTCATCACGACCTCGCGCTTCCGCCGATCCATCGCGTCGACGACCTGCCGCGCGCACGCGTCGGCCGACATCGCGTGCGCGTCGTGAACGTGGCGCGTGCCGTACGAGCGCGCGGCGATGTCCGTCGCGACGAAGCCGGGATAGACGACGGTGACGCTCACGCCGCTGCCGGCGAGCTCGATGCGCAGCGAGTCGAAGAAGCCGCGCACGGCGTGCTTGCTCGCGGCGTACGCGGTGCGCGTCGGCACGCCGGAGAGCCCCGTGAGGCTCGACACCGCGGCGATCCGCCCGCGCGTCGCGCGGAGGTGCGGCAGCGCGGCGTGCGTGCAGTACACGGCACCGAGGAAGTTCACGCGCATGATGCGCTCGACGAGCGCGAGGTCGGCGATCTCCTCGAACCGCAGCTCCATCGAGATCCCGGCGTTGTTCACGAGCGCGTCGATCCGACCATAGCGAGCCGCGGCGCCTGCGACGAACGCGCGGCACGGCGCCTCCTCCGCGACGTCGGTGGGGAACGTGGCCGCCTCGCCTCCGGCGGCGCGGCACGCGGCGGCGACCCGCTCCAGCTCCGGTGCGCTGCGCGCGGCGAGCGCGAGCCGGCAGCCGCGCGCCGCGAGCCGCCGCGCGATCGCCTCGCCGATGCCCGACGAGGCACCGGTGACGAGGACGACGTCGCGTGCGGCCAGTGGAGCGGACATGAGCACCGCTTAGTTTACACCGCCATGCCCACTACACAGTACCACGAGCCGCCCGACGAGCTGCCGCAGCGCACGCGCACGTTCGCCCGCATGATCACGTCCCTCGGCGAGGAGGCCGAGGCGATCGGCTGGTACGAGCAGCGCATCGCGCTCGAGAAGGACAAGGGTGCGCGGGCGATCATGCGCAACGCGCAGCAGGAGGAGTTCAAGCACTTCGGCATGAGCCTCGAGTTCCTGCTGCGGCGCACGCCGAAGTGGCGCGAGATCCTGCGCGAGATCCTCTTCACCGAGGGCGACATCGTCGAGCACGGCGAGCAGGCGGAGGACGACGCGAGCGAGTGACGCGGTGCGGCCGACGCGACGCGCCTAACGCAGCACCAGCACCGCGAGGCGCCAGTCGGTCACCGCCGGCGTCGTGCCGTCGTTCACGAGCACGGGGCCATCGGGCGGCGTGCGCGCGACGTACGAGCGCGCCGCCACGGCCGACGCGGCGACGAGGTCGTCGACGATCTTGTCGCGCTCCGCGTCGACGTCGGGATCGATGCGATGCGTGACGGCGTGCCGGGCGCGCGAGTAGCGCATGCCGTCGTCGCGCGTCGCCGCGACGAGCCACAGCGGCTGCCCGTCGACGTCGCCCCACGGCCACGCGCGCGCGTGGTGCCGCTTCGCCATGGAGTTCACGACCTTCTCGAACGCGAGCGTCGGCGGCCGCCCGTCGAGCTGCAGCGTCGTGAACGGCTGCGCGCCGAACCCGCGGCCGCGCGCCGCGGCGAGGATCGTCGCGAGCTCGCCGCGCAGCTTCGACCGCGCGGGCGTCGTCCACCCGGCGGCCGTGAACGCGCGCGCCACCTCCGACGCGCTGCCGAGCAGCGCCACGGTGAACAGGTCCGCCGGCAGCCGCTACCTCACCGTCGCCACGCGCGTCGGCGCGTCGCGTAGGGCGTCGGCAGCCGCCGGCGGCGCGGCGGGAAGCGGTGGCGCGGCGGGCCGCGCCGGGAGCGCGAGCGGGGCGGTGAGCACGAGCGTCATCTCGACGCCCGGCGCGTACGCGATCCGACGGTGCCGCTCGAGGCGCTCGGCGTCGAACGCGGCGAAGAGCATCGCCGCGGCGAGCGGCTCCTCGGCGCCGAGCAGCGCCGCCGCCCACGTCGTGCGCGAGCGCAGCACGCCCGGACGCTGCGGCCCGACGACCCGTCCCGCGGCGTCCACCGACTCGCGCGCGTTAGGCACGTCCGCCACCCGCGCCGTGAGCGGGAGCGCCGCACGCGACGTCGGGTCGGCGAGCGCGACGCGGTCGAACGCGAGCGTGAGGAACTGCCGCCGCCCGCGCGCGTGCTCCGTGCCCGCGTCCCGCAGCACGCCGTCGACCGTGTCGCCCGGCGCGAGCCCCGGCCGTGAGCCCCCCGGTGGGCGCGCCGGCGCGATGACCAGGGCGCGCACCCGCCGGCCGAGCGCCGACGACGTTCCCGGCACCGCGTCGAGCAGTCGGACGGCGACGCGCGTGCCGACGGGAAGGACGGGCTCCGTGGCGGCGCCCTGGGCCGCGGCGCGGACGGACGACGCCCCGAGCAGCAGCGCGAGCGCGAGGTGTACGACGCGTTCTCCCATGCCGATTCCGTGGTGACGGGCGCGAGGTCCTCCCGGCGGCGACCGATACGGCGCAACTTCGCCCCGGCTGGTTCGACTCCTACCCTGGGGAACACGTATGCCGCGCGCCACCCGGCCGTTCCACCTCGCCGTGCTCCTCGCGCTGCTCGCCGCCGCGCCGTCCATGCTCGCCGCGCAGAAGCGCCCGCGCGAGGAGCTCCGCCCGCTCGCCGCGCTGCGCGTCGACACCGCGACGTACTCGCGCCTTCGCTGGCGCCACGTCGGGCCGGAGGGAAACCGCGTCACGTCGGTGGCCGGCGTGGCGGGCGATCCGAACGTGTACTACGCCGGCGCCGCCTCGGGCGGCGTGTTCAAGACGACCGACCGCGGCATCCACTGGAGCCCGATCTCCGACAGCCTCCCGGTGTCGTCCATCGGCGCCGTCGCCGTCGCGCCGTCGGATCCGAACGTCGTGTGGATCGGCACCGGCGAGGCGTTCATCCGCAGCCACATCTCCGCCGGCTGGGGCGTGTGGCGATCGACCGACGCGGGGAAGCACTGGGCGCGCGCGGGGCTCGAGAACACCGGGCGGATCTCGCGCATCGTCGTCGATCCGACGAACCCCGACCGCGCGTTCGCCGCGTCGTTGGGCTTCGCGTACGGGCCGCAGCAGGAGCGCGGCGTCTACCGCACGACCGACGGCGGCAAGTCGTGGGAGCGCGTGCTGTTCGTGAACGACTCCACCGGCGTGTCGGAGCTCGCGATGGACCCGACGAACCCGCGCGTGCTCTACGCCGGCACGTGGCAGATCGAGATCCACACGTGGGGGCGGACGAGCGGCGGCGCCGGCGGCGGCCTCTGGACGTCGCGCGACGGCGGCACGACGTGGACGAAGCTCACCGGGCACGGGCTCCCCACGACGCCCGTGGGCAAGGTGAACGTCGCGCTGAGCGGCGCGAACCCGAGCCGCGTCTACGCGCTCATCGAGGCCGGCGACTGCGTGCCGCTGCCTAACGGCCAGGAGACGTCGTGCGGCCGCCTCTGGCGCTCCGACGACGCCGCCGCGACCTGGCGGCTCGTCAACAGCGACATCCAGCTCGCCGGCCGCACGCACTACTACAACCGCTTCGCCGTCATGCCCGACAACGCCGACGAGGCGTACTTCGCGAACGCGGCGTGGGTGCGGACGCTCGACGGCGGCCAGACCGTGCAGGACCCGCCGCCCGCCGAGGTGCCGGGCGGCGACCACCACGACATCTGGATCGACCCGAAGAACGCGAATCGCATGGCCGTGAGCCACGACGGCGGCGTGTCGATCACGACGAACCGCGGCAAGAGCTGGCTGCAGGTGCAGCTCCCGATCGCGCAGATGTATCACGTGACGGTCGACAACAGGATCCCGTACAACCTCTACGGCAACCGGCAGGACGGTCCATCGGCGATGTGTCCCAGCAACCCGCGGGTCGCCGGCTTCGACGCCTACTCGAACACGATCCCGCGCGGCGTCTGCCAGACGGTGGGCGGCGGCGAGAGCGGGTGGGCGACGCCCGACACGGTCGACGGGAACCTCGTCTGGTCGAGCGCGTCGGGCTACGGCAGCGTGGGCGGCATCGCGACGCTCTGGGACCGGCGCACGAACGTCGCGCACAACCTCGACATCTGGCCGCTCTCCACGATCGGGTGGGCGCCGGACAGCCTGCGCTACCGCTTCGTCTGGAACTTCCCGCTCACCATCTCGCCGCACGACCACAACATGGTGTACGTGGGCTCCCAGCACGTGCACGTCACCACCGACAGCGGCCGCACGTGGCGCGAGCTCAGTCCCGACCTCACGCGCAACGACAAGAGCCGGCAGCAGCGCTCGGGCGGCCTCACGCCGGACAACATCGGCGTCGAGTACGCCGGCGTGGTGTTCGCCATCGCCGAGTCGCCGGTGCAGCGCGGGCTGCTGTGGGCGGGGACGAACGACGGTCTCGTGCACGTCTCGCGGGACGGCGGGAAGACGTGGACGAACGTCACGAAGAACCTGCCGAGCCTCGTCGAATGGGGCACGGTGAGCTCCATCACGCCGTCGCGCTTCGACGCGGGCACGGCGTATCTCACGGTCGACGGTCACCAGGTGGACGACCGCGATCCGTGGGTCTACAAGACGACGGACTTCGGCGCGACGTGGCGACTGATCACCGGCGGGATCCCGAAGTCGCCGCTCTCCTACGCGCACACGATCGCCGAGGACCCGGTCACCCGGGGGCTGCTCTACCTCGGCACCGAGAACGGCATCTACGTGTCGTTCGACGACGGCGCGCGCTGGCAGCCGCTGCAGACGAACCTGCCGCACGCGCCCGTCTACTGGATCACGGTGCAGCCGCGCTACCACGACCTCGTGATCGCGACGTACGGGCGCGGCTTCTGGATCCTCGACGACGTGACGCCGCTGCGGGAGCTCGCCTCGGCGGTGCCTAACGCGCCGGCGCATCTGTTCGCACCGCGCGAGACGTACCGGCTGCGCGACGCGGAGGGGCCGTTCGCGATCTTCGACGACCCGGCGGCGTCACAGGCGCCCCCGGCGGGCGCGGCGATCACCTACTGGATCACGAAGGCGCCGAACGACTCGGCGAAGCGGGCCGTGGGCGCGAAGCCCGACACGACGAAGAAGCCGCCCGCGGACAGCGTGACGATCACGATCGCCGACGCGGCGGGTGCCGTCGTGCGCACCATGAAGGGCCCGGCCGACGCGGGGGTGGGCCGCGTGTGGTGGAACCTGCGCTACGATCGCACGCGCGAGGCGAAGCTGCGCACGTCGCCGGAGTACGCGTCGTGGTTCGCGGTGGGCCCGTCGGGGCGGACGGCGCCGGGCGTGGGGCGGCTCGCGGTGCTCGCGCCGCCGGGGGCGTACACGGTGAAGCTGTCGTACGGCGGCACCGAGACGACGCGGCCGCTCGTGATCCGCAAGGACCCGAACAGCGGCGGCAGCGAGGCGGAGATCTCGGCCCAGGTCGCGCTGCTCCGCGCCATCGGCAAGGATCTCGACAGCGCGGTGTCGATGATCAACACGCTGGAGACGGTGCGCGGCCAGCTCGCGTCGCTGCGCACGCTGCTCGCCGACGACTCGGCGCGGGCCGACGCGCACACGCCCGTGCGCACCGCCGCCGACTCGCTCGACCGCCGACTGTTAGGCGCCGAGCGTCGACTGTTCCAGACGCGGATCACGGGGCGCGGACAGGACGACGTGCGGTGGCCGATGCGGCTCGCCGAGCAGCTCGTGTACCTCGGCGAGGAGATCGGCGGCTCCGACTACGGGCCCACGCAGTCGCAGCGCGACGTGGCGACGCTGCTCCACGGGCAGCTCGGCCAGGTCGCGGGCGATGTCGCCGCGCTGCTCGACCGCGACCTCGCGGCGTTCAACGCGATGCTGCGCGACCGGAAGCTGCAGAACATCATCGCGGCGCAGTGAGGCGGCGAACACCGAAGGGATTTCGCGCCATGATCGTCGCCGCGCTGTCGATCCTCGTCCTCATCGGCGTGGCGATCGGCGCGGTGGGCGTGCGCAACGCGTGGCGCGCGGCGGCGAGCCGTGGGTGGCCGACGGCGTCCGGCGTCGTCGTCGCGTCGGCGCGCGAGACGCACGTCACGTACGACCAGCGGACGAACCGCTCGTCGAGGGCGTACGGCGCGCGCGTGCGCGTGCGGTACGCGGTGGGCGGCGCGGAGTACGAGACGGAGCAGCGCCGGTTCGGGCAGATCGTCGGAACGACGGATCCGTCGGACGCCGGGCTGCTGGTGCTGCGCTACCCGCCGGGCGCGCCGGTGACCGTCGCGTATGACCCCGCGCACCCGTCGCGCGCGGTGATGGAGCCGGGGCTGTTCGCCGAAGCGCTCTCGCTGCCGGCGGCGGGGCTCGCGTTCGTCGTCGCGGGCGTGCTCTCCATCGTGCTGTTCCTCGGCAGCGTCGGTGACGACGCGCGCGGGATGGCGTTGGGCCTCACGCTGTTCGGGCTCGTGTTCTGCGCGATCGGCGCGGCGCTGCTCACGCCGGGCGCGATCGCGCTGTGGCGCGCGCGGGCGAGCGCGCACTGGCCGGCGGCGGCGGGAACGATCGTCATGGGCCGCCCCGCGCCGCTCCCGGTCGACGCCGCCGACGCGGCCGTCGACAGCGCCGAGTCGGCCGACAGCGCGTCGGGGCGCGTGCTCCAGCCGGGGCGGCTGGTGTATGCGTACGACGTCGGCGGGCACCGGCACTACGCGAACGTGCGGACGTTCGGCCAGGTCTCGCGCGGCGGCGGCGGCCCGGACGAGACGATCGGGGCGCGCTATCCGATCGGTCGCGCGATCACCGTCAGGCACGCGCCCGACGCGCCGGATCTCGCGGTGCTGGAGCCGGGCGTGTCGGGCGAGGCGTGGCTGCTGCCGGGGGTGGGGGCGGCGTTCCTGCTCTTCGGATTCGCCGTCGTCCGGTGGGGGGTGCCGGCGCTGGCGCGCTCCTGAGGTTCGGCGCGCCGCGCGCGATTCTCTCGTCGGGCACGGGCCCACGTGATCTGGACGCGGATCACGCGGATCGCGCGGACACTACCGGATAGATCGAAGGATCGAGGCTCGAGCCTAACGCCTCCTACCTATCTGGTAGTGTCCGCGTGATCCGCGTCCACTCACACGGAGCCACGCATGGCCGCAGCGTCGCGCGTGGCGCGCTCACCCCTTGACACTCTAGTGGTCCGCCCCCATCGTACCACCAGAACATCTAGGGGTAATCGACGCATGCCCATCGGCGCGAACAGCGACTTCCTCCACGGCACGCTCGACGTGCTGATCCTGAAGACCCTCTCCTGGGGCCCGCGCCACGGCTACGCCATCGCGCGCTGGCTCGAGACCGGGTCCGGCGACGCCCTCCAGATCGAGGACGGCTCGCTCTACCCCGCGCTCTACCGCCTCGAGCGCAAAGGATGGATCGAGGCCGAGTGGGGCGTCACCGAGACGAAGCGCAGGGCGAAGTTCTACCGCCTCTCCCGCGCCGGTCGCGACCACCTGCTGCGACAGACGGCCGAGTGGGCCGCGTTCTCCGAGGCCGTCTCGCGCATCCTCCTGCCGGCGCACGCCGCCGCGACGTGAGCGGGTGGCAGCGCGTCCTGCCGGCGCGCCTCCGCCGCGGTGCCGTCGCCGGCCAGGTGGACGACGAGCTGGCGTTCCACCTCGAGATGCGCGCGCAGGAGTACGTCGACCGCGGCCTCACTCCGGAGGCCGCGCGGGCCGAGGCGCTCCGCCGCATGGGCGACCTCGAGCGAGTGCGCGGGACGTGCCGCGCGTTGGGCGAAGCGAAGGAGCGTGACATGGCGCGGGCCGAGTGGTTCGAGGAAGCGTGGCAGGATCTCCGGTTCGCCGCCCGGCAGCTGCTCCGCGCGCGCGCCCTCACCGCGATCGCCGCGCTCACGCTCGCGTTAGGCATCGGCGCCACCGCCGCGATCTTCGGCGTGGTCGATGCCGTCGTGCTGCGGCCGCTCCCGTTCGACCACCCCGAGCGCATCGTGAAGCTCCGCAGCGCCGCGCGCGGCGGCGGCGTGAGCAGCGTGTCGAACGCGAACTTCCTCGACTGGCGCGCGCAGGGCGCCGCCGTGTTCGAGGTCATGGCCGCCGAGGTGCAGACGGGGATGACGCTGTCGCGCCCCGGCGACGTGCCCGTGCTGCTCGACGGCGCGCGCGCGTCCGCCGACTGGTTCCGCGTGTTCGGCGCCCGCGCGGCGATGGGGCGCACGTTCGGCGCCGACGACGACGTGCCGGGACGCGGCAACGTCGTCGTGCTCGCGGACCGCACGTGGCAGAAGTACTTCCACGCGGACCCGCGCATACTCGGCCGCGCGCTGCAGCTCAACGGCACGTCGTACACCGTCATCGGCGTCATGCCGGCGTCGTTCGACTACGTGGAGGAGAGCGAGGCGCTGTGGGTGCCGCTCGCGCTCTCGCCGAAGGACGCTGCGAACCGCGGGGCCGGCTATCTCACCGTCCTCGGACGGCTGCGCCGCGACGTCGCGCCGGAGGACGCGGCGCGCGCCATGGCGCTCGTCGGGCGACGCCTCGCGCAGCAGTACCCGGAGGACAACCGCGACGACGGGATCAGCGTGAAGCCGTTCGCCGCCGATCTCACGGGCGACTACAGCGGCCGCCTGCTCACGCTGCTCGGCGCGGTGGGCTTCGTGCTGCTCATCGCCTGCGCGAACGTGGCGAACCTGCTGCTCGCGCGCGGCGCGTCGCGGGCGAAGGAGCTCGCGCTGCGCAGCGCGTTAGGCGCGGGGCGCGCGCGGCTCGTGCGACAGCTCCTCACGGAGAGCGTGGCGCTCGCGCTGCTCGGTGGCGTGCTCGGCGCGGCGCTCGCCGTCGGCGGCGTGCGCGCGCTCGTCGCCATCGCGCCGCCCGGCGTGCCGCGCCTCGAGCAGGCCGCGGTCGACGGGCGCGTGCTCGCGTTCACGCTGCTCCTCTCCGTCGCGAGCAGCATCGTGTTCGGCCTCGCGCCGGCGCTGCGCGCGGCGCGCCCGGATCTCCAGCCGACGCTGCGCGAGGGCGGACGCGGGACGATGCCGGCCGTGCGCGACCGGCTGCGCGCGGGCCTCGTGGTGGCGGAGGTCGCGCTCGCGCTCGTGCTGCTCACCGGCGCCGGGCTGCTCACGCGCAGCGCCGTGCTGCTGCACCGCGTGGAGCCCGGCTTCGACCCGGCCGGCGTGCTCACCGCGCGCATCATGCTCCCCGAGGCCGGCTACGCCGACGCCGCGCGCGTCGTGGAGACCTATCGCCGCATCGGCGAGGAGGTGCGGCGCGTGCCTGGCGTGAAGGACGCGGGGTTCGTGCTGATGGTGCCGCTCGCCGACGACGATGCGGCGGCGACGGTGACGGCGGAGGGAAAGCCGCTCACGCCCGAGAACCGGATCCCGGTGCCGTTCCGCATCACGAGCGGCGGCTACTTCCAGACGATGGGGATCCCGATCGTGCGCGGACGCGACTTCACCGATCGCGACGACGCGACCGCGCCGCGCGTCGCGATCGTGAACGAGTCGCTCGCCCGAAAGCTGTGGCCCGGCCAGGACGCGATCGGCAAGCGGCTCACGCAGATCACGGCGTCGCCCGAGGATCCGGGATGGACGGAGGTCGTCGGCGTCGTGCGCGACGTACGCGAGAAGGGGATCGGCATACCGACGCGGGCCGAGGTGTTCTATCCGGTCGCGCAGACGAACCCGCGGCTCTGGGCGCTGCTCCAGCGGTCGCTCGTGCTCGTCGCGCGCAACGGTCGCGGGGCCGGCTCCGCGTCGGCGCTCGAGCGGCCGCTGCGCGCCGCCGTCGCGCGCATCGATCCCGACCTGGCGCTCGGCAGCGTGCGCAGCATGGACGACTACCTCGCGGCGTCGCTCGCCACGTCGCGCTTCACGTCGCTGCTGCTCGGCGCGCTCAGCGCGATCGGGCTCGCGCTCGCCGTCGTCGGCATCTACGGCATCATCGCGTACTTCGTGACACAGCGCGTGCCGGAGATCGGCGTGCGCATGGCGCTCGGCGCGACGCCACGCGGCATCCGCGTGCTCGTCGTGCGGAGCGCCATGCGCCCCGTGGCGCTCGGCGTCGTGCTGGGCGCGGCGGCGGCCGTCGGCGCGACGCGGCTGCTGCGCGCCTACCTCTTCGGCGTCACGCCCACCGACCCGGCGACGATCGTCGTCGTCGTCGCGCTGCTGTTAGGCGCGGCGCTCGCCGCGAGCCTCGTCCCCGCGAGGCGCGCGATGCGCGTCGACCCGGCGACGGTAGCCCGCGGCTAGCACGAGCAGCGCACCGACGCCGACCAGGCCGACGGTCGCGGGCTCCGGCGTGCTCGTGACCGCCAGCGACGCGACGGTGAACTCGGAGACGACGTCGGTCACGCCGCCGGCATCGTCGGGACCCGACCAGAAGTCGGACATCAGGAACGGGGTCGGGTAGCCGACCGCCGCCGCGCCGGCCGGCGCGTCCACCGGCAGGTATCCGGTGAGGGCGTTCGCGAACGGGCTCGACGCGCCGGACGTGAACGTCCACGCGATCGCCTGGCCGGGCGCGAGGCCGTCGAGCGACTGGAACAGGAACGGGACGACCCCGCCCTCCCCCAGGTCGCCGTCGCGGAACAGCCACAGGTCGAACGACGTGACGACGAACGGCGCCGGGCCCGCGAACGCGGGCGCGAGATAGGTCGTCGTGCCGGTGAGCGCGTAGTCGACGAGGTACGACGGCACGTTCTGCGGCGCGAGTCCGGGCACCCCGGGCAGCGGCAGGACCGGGCCGCTGCGCGCGACCTCGGTCAGCGTGAACTGGTGGCAGGCGAACGCGGAGCAGCCGGCGAACGTGCCGAGCCGGCCGAACTGTCCCGCCCCCGACTGCGCGTGCGCCACGGCGGCCGCCGCGGGAAGAGTGAGGGCGGCGAGGGCGACAACGATACGGCGGTGCATGGATTCTCCTTCGGCGTGCGGCTATGCCGGAGCACCGCCAGCGTCGGCGGAACTGCGTGGGCTGCCCGACCATTGCGCCGCCGCGACGACGGCGCAAGCGGGGACTGGCGGGTCGGCGGTTGGCGTGATAGATGCGCGATCGTACCTCGGAGGTTTCGGAGCGAATCCCCGATGTTCACGCGGTTCTCGATGCCGCCGCAGCGGAGGGATCCGGCGCCCGTCGCCGGTTCCGTCGCGAGCCTCGCGGCGCATGCCACGCTGGTCGTTCTGCTCATCGGCGGGGGCCCGTCCGGCACGGGCACCGGGGCCGGCGCGGCGGGTGCGCCCGCGAGCGCGTCGGCCGAGCCGGCGGCCGGGGAGCGCATCCAGTGGGTGGGGTCGCCCGATGCGGACCGCGGCGCGTCGG
The window above is part of the Gemmatirosa kalamazoonensis genome. Proteins encoded here:
- a CDS encoding DUF1775 domain-containing protein: MSFLLRRARALALGVALLLAAPALALAHAVVFPKTSTPGAYERYVLRVPNEKTVPTVRVEIRFPADVRVTAFEDVPGWQLQVLTDSAKRVVGAVWTGVLPPQRFVELPFVAANPKASTRLVWPAYQTYADGERVEWTGAEGTKSPASSTSIAAAGASSGGAARWVSWAALALSLLSLGVALRRTDERVAR
- a CDS encoding SDR family oxidoreductase — encoded protein: MSAPLAARDVVLVTGASSGIGEAIARRLAARGCRLALAARSAPELERVAAACRAAGGEAATFPTDVAEEAPCRAFVAGAAARYGRIDALVNNAGISMELRFEEIADLALVERIMRVNFLGAVYCTHAALPHLRATRGRIAAVSSLTGLSGVPTRTAYAASKHAVRGFFDSLRIELAGSGVSVTVVYPGFVATDIAARSYGTRHVHDAHAMSADACARQVVDAMDRRKREVVMTARGKLGRWLMLLAPALVDRIAARAIARGR
- a CDS encoding LssY C-terminal domain-containing protein; amino-acid sequence: MPADLFTVALLGSASEVARAFTAAGWTTPARSKLRGELATILAAARGRGFGAQPFTTLQLDGRPPTLAFEKVVNSMAKRHHARAWPWGDVDGQPLWLVAATRDDGMRYSRARHAVTHRIDPDVDAERDKIVDDLVAASAVAARSYVARTPPDGPVLVNDGTTPAVTDWRLAVLVLR
- a CDS encoding VPS10 domain-containing protein; the protein is MPRATRPFHLAVLLALLAAAPSMLAAQKRPREELRPLAALRVDTATYSRLRWRHVGPEGNRVTSVAGVAGDPNVYYAGAASGGVFKTTDRGIHWSPISDSLPVSSIGAVAVAPSDPNVVWIGTGEAFIRSHISAGWGVWRSTDAGKHWARAGLENTGRISRIVVDPTNPDRAFAASLGFAYGPQQERGVYRTTDGGKSWERVLFVNDSTGVSELAMDPTNPRVLYAGTWQIEIHTWGRTSGGAGGGLWTSRDGGTTWTKLTGHGLPTTPVGKVNVALSGANPSRVYALIEAGDCVPLPNGQETSCGRLWRSDDAAATWRLVNSDIQLAGRTHYYNRFAVMPDNADEAYFANAAWVRTLDGGQTVQDPPPAEVPGGDHHDIWIDPKNANRMAVSHDGGVSITTNRGKSWLQVQLPIAQMYHVTVDNRIPYNLYGNRQDGPSAMCPSNPRVAGFDAYSNTIPRGVCQTVGGGESGWATPDTVDGNLVWSSASGYGSVGGIATLWDRRTNVAHNLDIWPLSTIGWAPDSLRYRFVWNFPLTISPHDHNMVYVGSQHVHVTTDSGRTWRELSPDLTRNDKSRQQRSGGLTPDNIGVEYAGVVFAIAESPVQRGLLWAGTNDGLVHVSRDGGKTWTNVTKNLPSLVEWGTVSSITPSRFDAGTAYLTVDGHQVDDRDPWVYKTTDFGATWRLITGGIPKSPLSYAHTIAEDPVTRGLLYLGTENGIYVSFDDGARWQPLQTNLPHAPVYWITVQPRYHDLVIATYGRGFWILDDVTPLRELASAVPNAPAHLFAPRETYRLRDAEGPFAIFDDPAASQAPPAGAAITYWITKAPNDSAKRAVGAKPDTTKKPPADSVTITIADAAGAVVRTMKGPADAGVGRVWWNLRYDRTREAKLRTSPEYASWFAVGPSGRTAPGVGRLAVLAPPGAYTVKLSYGGTETTRPLVIRKDPNSGGSEAEISAQVALLRAIGKDLDSAVSMINTLETVRGQLASLRTLLADDSARADAHTPVRTAADSLDRRLLGAERRLFQTRITGRGQDDVRWPMRLAEQLVYLGEEIGGSDYGPTQSQRDVATLLHGQLGQVAGDVAALLDRDLAAFNAMLRDRKLQNIIAAQ
- a CDS encoding DUF3592 domain-containing protein produces the protein MIVAALSILVLIGVAIGAVGVRNAWRAAASRGWPTASGVVVASARETHVTYDQRTNRSSRAYGARVRVRYAVGGAEYETEQRRFGQIVGTTDPSDAGLLVLRYPPGAPVTVAYDPAHPSRAVMEPGLFAEALSLPAAGLAFVVAGVLSIVLFLGSVGDDARGMALGLTLFGLVFCAIGAALLTPGAIALWRARASAHWPAAAGTIVMGRPAPLPVDAADAAVDSAESADSASGRVLQPGRLVYAYDVGGHRHYANVRTFGQVSRGGGGPDETIGARYPIGRAITVRHAPDAPDLAVLEPGVSGEAWLLPGVGAAFLLFGFAVVRWGVPALARS
- a CDS encoding PadR family transcriptional regulator — its product is MPIGANSDFLHGTLDVLILKTLSWGPRHGYAIARWLETGSGDALQIEDGSLYPALYRLERKGWIEAEWGVTETKRRAKFYRLSRAGRDHLLRQTAEWAAFSEAVSRILLPAHAAAT
- a CDS encoding ABC transporter permease: MSGWQRVLPARLRRGAVAGQVDDELAFHLEMRAQEYVDRGLTPEAARAEALRRMGDLERVRGTCRALGEAKERDMARAEWFEEAWQDLRFAARQLLRARALTAIAALTLALGIGATAAIFGVVDAVVLRPLPFDHPERIVKLRSAARGGGVSSVSNANFLDWRAQGAAVFEVMAAEVQTGMTLSRPGDVPVLLDGARASADWFRVFGARAAMGRTFGADDDVPGRGNVVVLADRTWQKYFHADPRILGRALQLNGTSYTVIGVMPASFDYVEESEALWVPLALSPKDAANRGAGYLTVLGRLRRDVAPEDAARAMALVGRRLAQQYPEDNRDDGISVKPFAADLTGDYSGRLLTLLGAVGFVLLIACANVANLLLARGASRAKELALRSALGAGRARLVRQLLTESVALALLGGVLGAALAVGGVRALVAIAPPGVPRLEQAAVDGRVLAFTLLLSVASSIVFGLAPALRAARPDLQPTLREGGRGTMPAVRDRLRAGLVVAEVALALVLLTGAGLLTRSAVLLHRVEPGFDPAGVLTARIMLPEAGYADAARVVETYRRIGEEVRRVPGVKDAGFVLMVPLADDDAAATVTAEGKPLTPENRIPVPFRITSGGYFQTMGIPIVRGRDFTDRDDATAPRVAIVNESLARKLWPGQDAIGKRLTQITASPEDPGWTEVVGVVRDVREKGIGIPTRAEVFYPVAQTNPRLWALLQRSLVLVARNGRGAGSASALERPLRAAVARIDPDLALGSVRSMDDYLAASLATSRFTSLLLGALSAIGLALAVVGIYGIIAYFVTQRVPEIGVRMALGATPRGIRVLVVRSAMRPVALGVVLGAAAAVGATRLLRAYLFGVTPTDPATIVVVVALLLGAALAASLVPARRAMRVDPATVARG
- a CDS encoding PEP-CTERM sorting domain-containing protein — encoded protein: MHRRIVVALAALTLPAAAAVAHAQSGAGQFGRLGTFAGCSAFACHQFTLTEVARSGPVLPLPGVPGLAPQNVPSYLVDYALTGTTTYLAPAFAGPAPFVVTSFDLWLFRDGDLGEGGVVPFLFQSLDGLAPGQAIAWTFTSGASSPFANALTGYLPVDAPAGAAAVGYPTPFLMSDFWSGPDDAGGVTDVVSEFTVASLAVTSTPEPATVGLVGVGALLVLAAGYRRRVDAHRAPRGDEARGERRA